Proteins found in one Paenibacillus wynnii genomic segment:
- a CDS encoding cytidylyltransferase domain-containing protein: MRIVAIIQARMESTRLPGKIMKEVVSKPLLEYQIERVRQAKTIDQIVIATTTKDAEQPIIDLCKRMSVDYYRGSEEDVLSRYYQAACYYGAEIVVRLTSDCPLLDPAVIDEVITVFLSNSERYDYVSNTIERTYPRGYDVEVFSMKVLEQAYKEASYAAEREHVTSYLYQHPEVFRLGQVKQTTDLSSYRLTVDTEADFELIARLITALYKRRIERFTLDDVVSILQENPEWVLLNAHIEQKKVHRRS; this comes from the coding sequence ATGAGAATAGTAGCGATCATACAGGCAAGAATGGAATCGACGAGACTACCGGGAAAAATTATGAAAGAAGTTGTAAGTAAACCTCTACTTGAATATCAGATAGAGCGAGTAAGACAAGCCAAGACCATAGACCAAATTGTCATTGCTACAACGACTAAGGATGCAGAACAGCCCATCATTGATTTGTGTAAACGAATGTCAGTGGATTACTACCGGGGTTCGGAGGAAGATGTCTTGTCCCGGTATTATCAAGCGGCTTGTTATTATGGGGCAGAGATCGTTGTTCGCCTTACTTCAGACTGCCCATTACTGGACCCGGCTGTTATAGACGAGGTAATAACTGTTTTTCTATCCAATTCAGAACGTTATGATTATGTATCCAACACCATTGAGAGAACCTATCCTCGTGGATATGATGTTGAGGTTTTCTCAATGAAGGTGTTGGAACAGGCATATAAGGAAGCGAGTTATGCTGCAGAGCGGGAACATGTTACCTCTTATTTGTATCAGCATCCTGAAGTTTTTAGATTAGGGCAAGTTAAGCAGACAACAGATTTAAGCTCTTATCGCCTCACAGTGGATACGGAAGCGGACTTTGAATTAATTGCGAGACTGATAACAGCTCTGTACAAGAGGAGAATAGAACGGTTCACGCTGGATGATGTTGTCTCCATTTTACAAGAGAATCCAGAATGGGTGCTACTCAACGCTCATATCGAACAAAAGAAAGTACACAGGAGATCTTAA
- the pseC gene encoding UDP-4-amino-4,6-dideoxy-N-acetyl-beta-L-altrosamine transaminase, whose product MSGSKLAIHGGTPVRSHYLPYGRQVIDEEDIQSVIKVLQSDFLTTGPAIEQFESEIASFTGAKYAVAFTSGTAALHGACYAAGIGAGHEVITTPMTFAASANCILYQGAKPVFADIDPLTYNLDPKRIKDKITEKTKAIIPVHFTGQPVELDEINKIAKEKNLVVIEDAAHALGAKYKNKSIGSIGDMTMFSFHPVKHITTGEGGIITTNNPMYYEKLLQFRSHGITRNPDLMTQNHGPWYYEMQFLGYNYRITDIQAALGISQLKKIDQFIDLRKKYAAMYNEAFQHTNTIQIPYQSSEGDSSWHLYIISLNLEQLRGSRKNVFEALLKENIGVNVHYIPVHLLPYYQELGYPQGICPKAEQLYNRMITLPLFHGMSEQDVYDVIRAVNKVLDYYSK is encoded by the coding sequence ATGAGCGGCAGCAAATTAGCAATCCATGGTGGAACCCCGGTGCGTAGTCACTATTTACCTTATGGAAGACAAGTCATCGATGAGGAGGATATCCAATCGGTTATTAAGGTGTTACAAAGTGATTTCTTAACAACGGGTCCTGCAATTGAGCAATTTGAATCTGAGATTGCAAGCTTCACAGGAGCGAAATATGCTGTGGCCTTCACAAGCGGAACAGCAGCATTACATGGTGCCTGCTATGCTGCCGGGATTGGCGCGGGACATGAGGTCATTACTACACCAATGACCTTTGCCGCCTCGGCTAACTGTATATTATACCAAGGAGCAAAGCCGGTATTCGCCGACATCGATCCGCTAACGTATAATCTGGATCCCAAACGGATCAAGGACAAGATAACAGAAAAAACAAAAGCAATCATTCCCGTTCATTTTACAGGTCAGCCAGTTGAGCTTGATGAAATCAATAAAATAGCCAAGGAAAAAAACTTAGTTGTGATTGAAGATGCGGCACATGCGCTTGGTGCAAAATATAAGAATAAAAGCATTGGCTCCATTGGAGATATGACGATGTTCAGCTTTCACCCCGTAAAGCATATAACAACGGGTGAAGGTGGAATAATTACAACGAATAACCCGATGTATTATGAGAAACTGCTGCAATTTCGGTCGCATGGCATTACACGTAACCCTGATCTTATGACTCAGAATCACGGTCCCTGGTACTATGAAATGCAATTCCTGGGGTATAACTATCGAATCACTGATATCCAGGCAGCTCTTGGCATAAGCCAGCTCAAAAAAATAGATCAATTTATTGATTTAAGGAAAAAATATGCGGCTATGTATAACGAGGCATTTCAACATACAAATACAATCCAAATTCCTTACCAGAGCAGTGAGGGTGACTCCAGTTGGCATCTGTATATCATCTCTCTTAACTTGGAGCAGCTAAGAGGCAGTAGAAAAAATGTCTTTGAAGCACTGCTTAAGGAGAACATAGGTGTGAATGTGCACTATATTCCAGTGCATCTCTTGCCTTATTATCAAGAGCTCGGCTACCCACAAGGGATTTGCCCGAAGGCAGAACAATTGTATAACAGAATGATTACGCTGCCGCTATTCCACGGGATGTCGGAGCAGGATGTTTATGACGTTATCCGTGCTGTAAATAAAGTCTTAGACTATTACTCTAAATGA
- a CDS encoding NAD-dependent epimerase/dehydratase family protein, producing MNILVTGGTGFIGRWVVGRLLKDGQKVWVLDNLANSSLENVNEFMDNENLQMVKIMDLKDRESLKELFRDTKFDLCYHLAASINVQDSIDDPETTFNNDTVATFYLLEECRKQHVKIVFMSTCMVYARASEEHGIDEQSPIKPASPYAGAKIAAENMVLSYFFAYGLPVVVVRPFNTYGPFQRTGGEGGVVAIFIHNKLKGEPLNIYGDGTQSRDLLYVEDCADFVVEAGYNDQLKGEIVNAGTGEDISINHLAELIADEQVPIHHIPHIHPQSEIQKLLCNFQKAEKTLFWTPKVTIEEGIKQTEKWIQSTFHRKDRFKS from the coding sequence ATGAACATACTCGTAACTGGTGGTACTGGTTTCATTGGTAGATGGGTCGTTGGACGTTTGTTAAAGGATGGTCAAAAGGTATGGGTATTAGATAACTTAGCGAATTCATCACTTGAGAATGTAAACGAGTTTATGGACAATGAAAATCTGCAAATGGTCAAAATTATGGATCTTAAAGATCGAGAATCATTAAAGGAGCTTTTTCGCGATACAAAATTTGATCTTTGTTACCACCTTGCAGCAAGTATCAATGTTCAAGACAGTATTGATGATCCTGAGACCACTTTTAACAACGACACAGTTGCTACCTTTTATTTACTAGAAGAATGCAGAAAGCAGCATGTGAAAATAGTCTTTATGAGTACATGCATGGTATACGCCAGAGCAAGTGAGGAACATGGAATTGACGAACAGTCCCCTATCAAACCGGCTTCCCCCTATGCTGGAGCCAAAATTGCTGCTGAGAATATGGTGTTATCCTATTTCTTTGCCTACGGTTTACCAGTAGTAGTCGTGAGACCGTTTAATACGTATGGTCCTTTTCAGAGAACCGGTGGTGAAGGCGGAGTCGTGGCCATCTTTATTCATAATAAATTAAAAGGCGAACCCCTAAACATCTATGGGGATGGCACACAATCACGGGATTTATTATATGTAGAAGATTGTGCTGATTTTGTAGTTGAAGCTGGTTACAACGATCAGTTAAAAGGAGAAATCGTGAATGCAGGTACAGGGGAAGATATTTCAATCAATCATTTAGCAGAGCTTATTGCAGATGAGCAAGTGCCTATTCATCATATTCCCCATATTCATCCTCAAAGTGAGATCCAAAAGCTGTTATGTAATTTTCAAAAAGCTGAAAAAACCCTGTTTTGGACACCGAAGGTAACGATTGAAGAGGGGATAAAACAGACGGAAAAATGGATACAATCTACCTTTCATAGAAAGGATCGTTTCAAATCATGA
- a CDS encoding SDR family NAD(P)-dependent oxidoreductase has translation MFFRNKKILVIGGTGTIGKNIVKHILQEEPEVIKIFSRDEYKQFELQNEVNGNSKLSYLIGDVRDYDRVLSAMEDMDYVFHTAAMKHVSFCEYNPFEAVLTNIIGTYNVIRAAKQQNVKKVVFTSTDKAISPTNNYGATKLSAEKLVSSAEYSKGSGKTVFSTVRFGNVMGSRGSVIPLFVKQVREGKDVTVTDLSMTRFMMTLEQATILTIQSLQIAKGGETFILKMPVIKLKDLAEVVVEETRKKYGIDPSAVDIVEVGLKPGEKKYEELMTYDESLSAYELPNLYIVPSPFAPKKTYKKASRPKPGTYSSEGAIPLTKEQVRKLTNEQNLI, from the coding sequence ATGTTTTTTAGAAATAAAAAAATCCTGGTTATTGGCGGAACAGGCACCATTGGAAAAAACATTGTGAAGCATATTTTACAAGAGGAACCTGAAGTCATCAAGATTTTTAGTAGGGATGAGTATAAACAATTCGAGCTGCAAAATGAAGTGAATGGAAATTCAAAGCTAAGTTACCTGATTGGAGATGTTCGTGATTATGATCGTGTGTTAAGTGCGATGGAAGATATGGATTATGTGTTCCATACAGCAGCAATGAAGCATGTTTCATTTTGTGAATATAACCCTTTTGAGGCTGTACTCACGAATATTATCGGCACCTATAACGTGATTAGAGCAGCGAAACAGCAGAACGTAAAAAAAGTAGTGTTTACAAGTACAGATAAAGCCATTTCTCCGACCAATAATTATGGAGCAACAAAATTATCCGCTGAGAAGCTTGTTTCCTCGGCAGAATACTCGAAGGGCTCAGGAAAAACTGTTTTTTCTACAGTGCGGTTTGGGAATGTAATGGGCTCCAGAGGTTCGGTCATACCGTTATTTGTGAAGCAAGTCAGAGAAGGCAAAGATGTAACTGTAACGGATTTATCAATGACTAGATTTATGATGACGTTAGAGCAGGCGACTATACTTACAATCCAATCCCTGCAGATAGCTAAAGGTGGAGAAACGTTTATTTTAAAAATGCCTGTAATTAAACTTAAGGACTTAGCAGAAGTTGTGGTGGAAGAAACGCGAAAGAAATACGGGATTGACCCGTCCGCAGTTGATATTGTTGAAGTTGGCTTAAAGCCTGGTGAAAAAAAATATGAAGAACTGATGACGTATGACGAATCATTAAGTGCTTATGAATTACCGAATTTATATATTGTTCCTTCTCCGTTTGCCCCTAAAAAAACATACAAGAAGGCAAGTAGACCGAAACCCGGTACCTATAGCTCGGAAGGAGCAATACCGCTGACTAAGGAACAAGTGCGGAAACTAACTAACGAACAAAATCTAATCTAG
- a CDS encoding glycosyltransferase family 2 protein: MPKVSIIMTSYNKPAYITKSIQSIVNQTFTDFELFLMDDNSNSETMKAIEPFLDDARIKFYQSDIQTMSERVEKVRYAALINEALLKASGEYISYATDDNCYRDIRLEKMVDYLELNPNVMIVYSASLVNYLNEKNEITKKQLRQAKRVVSVAPCQIDHCSVMHRRSILPVIEEKFGSYWDENPEFYRIGDARFFWRLNHFWDFYPIEDLLDDNYITELSIHYQLQQQEKSEFIQMLPPQRTCRELREDLRSMKQ; the protein is encoded by the coding sequence TTGCCAAAGGTATCCATAATAATGACTAGCTACAATAAGCCTGCATATATCACAAAGTCCATTCAATCCATTGTAAATCAGACTTTTACAGATTTTGAACTCTTCTTGATGGATGATAACTCGAATTCAGAAACAATGAAAGCCATTGAGCCATTTCTAGATGATGCAAGGATCAAATTCTATCAGAGTGATATACAAACCATGAGCGAAAGAGTTGAGAAGGTCAGATATGCTGCTCTAATCAATGAAGCCTTGCTAAAAGCGTCGGGTGAGTATATTTCATATGCAACGGATGATAACTGTTATAGAGACATTAGACTAGAAAAAATGGTCGATTATTTAGAGCTCAACCCCAATGTCATGATTGTCTATTCTGCCTCATTAGTTAATTACTTGAATGAAAAGAATGAGATTACAAAAAAACAATTAAGACAGGCAAAGAGAGTTGTCTCGGTAGCCCCTTGCCAAATAGATCATTGCTCAGTCATGCATAGAAGATCCATTCTCCCTGTCATAGAAGAAAAATTCGGCTCCTATTGGGACGAGAATCCAGAATTCTATAGAATTGGTGATGCCAGGTTTTTTTGGCGGCTCAATCATTTCTGGGATTTCTATCCGATAGAGGATCTTTTAGATGATAACTATATAACGGAATTATCCATTCATTATCAACTGCAACAACAAGAAAAGAGTGAATTTATACAAATGTTACCGCCTCAAAGAACATGTAGAGAACTAAGAGAAGATCTGAGATCAATGAAACAATAA
- a CDS encoding CgeB family protein encodes MKILFITSGFRAVYYFFERSIVEAFQNAGHYCEPFTLKNDLNALKLKEQSLQPDLILAMAGLKISKPILDFLKQTKVKSAIWMTEDPYYMDWTLPLITFFDCIFTIDQAAVEQYKRLGHPYVYHLPLGTDPEMFHSILVSEEFTSDICLVGVPYSNRIELIEFLLKRTDYHIQIVGRGWGKHNNEWNKNLNLDLDLVNAWVKPETVVNYYNGSKIVLNIHRPSDEKYNKNRLGIIAKSINNRTFDAASCEAFQLIDSKEELVDHFEEGKEIVSFEDKNDLLEKIHYYIAHDEERKQMAIEARKRVLTSHTFQHRIDHLLVKVQPT; translated from the coding sequence GTGAAAATTCTTTTTATTACTTCAGGTTTTAGAGCAGTTTATTACTTTTTTGAACGAAGTATAGTAGAAGCTTTTCAGAATGCAGGGCACTATTGTGAACCTTTTACATTGAAAAACGATTTAAATGCATTAAAGCTTAAGGAACAATCTTTGCAGCCAGATCTTATTTTAGCCATGGCCGGTTTGAAAATCTCCAAACCCATACTAGATTTTTTAAAACAAACCAAAGTAAAGTCGGCCATTTGGATGACGGAAGATCCTTATTATATGGATTGGACCCTTCCGCTTATCACTTTTTTTGACTGCATTTTTACCATCGATCAAGCTGCAGTAGAACAATATAAAAGACTTGGACATCCCTATGTGTATCATCTTCCGTTAGGCACAGATCCCGAAATGTTTCATTCCATACTAGTGTCTGAAGAGTTTACAAGTGATATTTGTTTAGTAGGAGTTCCCTATAGTAATCGAATTGAGCTTATTGAATTCTTATTAAAGAGAACAGACTATCACATTCAAATCGTTGGGAGAGGATGGGGCAAGCATAATAATGAATGGAACAAAAATTTAAATCTAGATTTAGATTTAGTGAATGCCTGGGTAAAGCCCGAAACCGTTGTGAATTATTATAATGGTTCAAAAATTGTTTTAAATATCCACCGTCCTTCTGATGAGAAATACAATAAAAATCGTTTGGGTATTATTGCTAAAAGTATCAACAACCGTACCTTTGATGCTGCCAGTTGCGAAGCATTTCAACTTATTGATTCTAAAGAAGAGTTGGTAGATCATTTTGAGGAAGGGAAAGAAATTGTTTCTTTCGAAGATAAGAATGATCTACTTGAGAAGATTCATTATTATATTGCACACGATGAAGAACGCAAACAAATGGCTATAGAAGCAAGAAAACGCGTATTGACTTCACACACCTTTCAACATCGAATCGATCATTTGTTAGTGAAGGTTCAACCCACCTAA
- a CDS encoding MurR/RpiR family transcriptional regulator: MIGSIVVQIETMLTQLPESERKAARYILDEIEGISKLSIHTLAEKAGTSAAAITRLCRSLGLSGFPDLKVRLSVENAMEQKPGYYDIERQETMQNVIQKTVSNSLQAIQDIILHLQPDTIDQVVRDFSEASVIYMYGVGASAIVAADAAQKWLRLGKPAFALQDEHLIATALASAPPNALFMGVSYSGNTKEVVQLFRVAKNYGVRTIGLSRFGNHKMSELADVMLYTPLAPEATLRSGATSSRLAQLVVIDILFFAYASTQYDETITKLGRTHEAISFLK; the protein is encoded by the coding sequence GTGATAGGAAGTATCGTGGTACAAATAGAGACTATGCTGACACAACTGCCGGAATCGGAGCGGAAAGCAGCTAGATATATTTTGGATGAAATAGAGGGAATCTCAAAACTTAGCATTCATACACTTGCGGAAAAAGCCGGAACGAGTGCTGCCGCAATTACCCGATTGTGCCGTTCACTGGGTTTGAGTGGGTTTCCAGATTTAAAGGTTCGGTTATCCGTCGAGAATGCGATGGAGCAGAAGCCCGGCTATTATGATATCGAACGACAAGAAACGATGCAAAATGTGATTCAAAAGACGGTCTCGAACAGTTTGCAGGCCATCCAAGATATTATATTACATCTGCAGCCGGATACGATTGACCAAGTCGTGAGGGATTTTTCTGAAGCCTCAGTCATTTATATGTATGGTGTAGGTGCATCTGCGATCGTAGCGGCGGATGCTGCCCAAAAGTGGCTGCGTCTGGGTAAGCCGGCATTTGCCCTTCAGGACGAGCATCTTATTGCAACTGCACTTGCAAGTGCCCCGCCTAATGCTCTCTTCATGGGTGTCTCATACAGCGGCAATACCAAAGAAGTAGTCCAATTGTTTCGGGTGGCGAAAAATTACGGAGTCCGGACCATTGGTCTCTCTCGGTTTGGAAATCATAAAATGTCGGAGTTGGCAGATGTGATGCTGTACACACCACTTGCTCCAGAGGCTACTCTGAGAAGTGGAGCAACCAGCTCACGTCTGGCCCAATTGGTGGTTATTGATATCTTGTTTTTCGCTTATGCTTCTACACAATATGATGAGACAATTACGAAACTTGGTCGTACACATGAGGCAATTTCATTTCTTAAGTGA
- a CDS encoding PTS transporter subunit EIIC → MNKYEGMAQGILESIGGGKNVNEFTNCMTRLRISIKDNGRIDEARLKQIDGVLGVVDDETYQVILGPGVVNKVAEEFGKLLQSDSADSLDEGSNIQENTDIKATLKKKNNTSFKNFLRKIGNIFIPLIPALVGAGIINGFAGLLNNLITSGHTAQWLVTLQPIVGVIGSAFFGFLTIFAGINAAKEFGGTPALGGAVAAIIVAPAVANISYIYPFFGEIKLNPGQGGIIGAILAAGFISVMEKYLRKRIPAAIDIIVTPTLSLLVVGLLTVFFLMPVSGIISQGIGSVTTWLLAHGGAFSGFVLASLFLPLVMFGLHQALIPIHAELITQIGYTALLPILAMAGAGQVGSAIAIYMKLNHNKRLRNLIKGALPVGFLGIGEPLIYGVSLPLGRPFITACLGGGFGGALLGLFAMSGRFVGSVAIGPSGLVLIPLIKGPMGIGATVLVYLSGLLISYIAGFVLTYFFGFTKQMLVEHNK, encoded by the coding sequence ATGAATAAGTATGAAGGAATGGCCCAAGGGATTCTAGAATCCATTGGCGGTGGGAAGAATGTTAATGAATTCACCAACTGCATGACAAGACTGCGTATTTCTATCAAGGACAACGGGCGGATTGACGAGGCTCGACTGAAACAGATCGATGGAGTGCTCGGTGTAGTAGATGATGAGACTTATCAGGTCATTCTTGGACCGGGTGTCGTGAACAAGGTCGCCGAAGAGTTTGGAAAGCTACTGCAATCCGATTCTGCGGACTCCTTAGATGAAGGATCAAATATTCAAGAGAATACGGATATTAAGGCTACTTTGAAAAAGAAGAATAACACATCTTTTAAGAATTTTTTACGTAAAATCGGAAATATTTTCATTCCACTCATTCCAGCCCTTGTGGGTGCAGGTATCATAAACGGTTTCGCTGGACTGCTTAATAATTTGATTACTTCGGGTCATACGGCTCAATGGCTAGTTACTCTCCAACCCATTGTTGGGGTTATCGGTTCTGCTTTCTTCGGTTTTCTAACGATTTTTGCAGGTATTAACGCGGCAAAAGAATTTGGAGGAACCCCGGCGCTTGGGGGTGCGGTGGCCGCCATCATTGTTGCCCCGGCAGTTGCCAATATCTCTTATATCTATCCATTTTTTGGTGAGATTAAGTTGAACCCTGGACAGGGTGGGATTATTGGTGCGATCTTGGCGGCAGGATTCATCTCCGTAATGGAAAAGTATCTGCGTAAAAGAATTCCGGCAGCTATCGATATTATCGTTACGCCAACATTATCACTTCTTGTAGTCGGCTTGCTCACAGTATTTTTCCTGATGCCGGTCAGTGGTATTATCTCTCAAGGTATTGGCAGTGTTACCACTTGGTTATTGGCTCATGGCGGTGCCTTCTCAGGCTTTGTACTCGCTTCATTATTTCTTCCGCTGGTTATGTTCGGTCTGCATCAGGCACTTATTCCCATACATGCGGAATTAATCACCCAGATCGGGTATACCGCTCTGCTTCCCATTCTTGCCATGGCGGGAGCAGGTCAAGTTGGATCGGCAATCGCAATTTATATGAAATTAAATCATAATAAGAGATTGCGTAATTTGATTAAAGGAGCTCTACCCGTTGGTTTTCTTGGGATCGGTGAGCCTTTGATCTATGGGGTCAGCCTTCCTTTGGGTCGTCCATTTATCACAGCATGTTTAGGCGGCGGCTTTGGTGGAGCCTTGCTAGGACTGTTCGCAATGTCGGGTCGATTTGTGGGTTCCGTTGCGATTGGTCCATCGGGCCTCGTACTGATTCCACTCATTAAAGGACCTATGGGGATAGGGGCAACGGTACTTGTGTATTTATCAGGATTGTTAATTTCTTATATCGCCGGATTTGTATTAACTTACTTCTTCGGTTTTACAAAACAGATGCTCGTAGAGCATAATAAGTGA
- the murQ gene encoding N-acetylmuramic acid 6-phosphate etherase — protein sequence MLQNLTTETRNQLTMHLDQMSVIELLTVMNEEDAKVAGAVKEQIPRIAEAVKAITDSLRRGGRLIYMGAGTSGRIGLLDAVECPPTFGTSPDLVVGLIAGGSNAFIKAVEGAEDREELGVADLQSLILRAEDAVVGIAASGRTPYVIGGLEYAKSVGAVTISLSCNIDAEISQKADIAIEIGNGPEVLTGSTRLKAGTSQKLVCNMLSTAAMIGMGKVYGNLMVDVQLSNKKLIERAKRIIMEATSCDMTTAETTLELAGRKPKVAILMILAGCTVEEALEKLERTKGFIAPAVSE from the coding sequence ATGTTACAGAACTTGACAACCGAGACCAGAAATCAACTCACCATGCACCTGGACCAGATGAGTGTGATCGAATTGCTTACAGTGATGAATGAGGAAGATGCCAAAGTTGCAGGAGCGGTTAAAGAACAAATTCCACGGATTGCTGAGGCCGTTAAGGCCATTACAGATTCATTACGCCGGGGAGGACGACTGATTTACATGGGAGCGGGTACCAGTGGACGAATCGGGCTACTGGATGCCGTGGAGTGTCCACCTACTTTTGGTACATCACCGGATTTAGTAGTGGGTCTAATTGCTGGAGGTAGTAATGCCTTTATCAAAGCCGTTGAAGGCGCGGAGGATCGGGAGGAACTAGGTGTAGCTGATTTGCAGAGCTTGATTCTGAGAGCAGAAGATGCAGTGGTTGGCATAGCTGCCAGTGGAAGAACACCTTATGTGATTGGTGGATTGGAATATGCAAAAAGCGTTGGAGCCGTGACGATTAGCCTCAGTTGCAATATAGATGCCGAAATTAGTCAAAAGGCCGACATTGCCATTGAAATTGGAAACGGGCCTGAAGTGTTAACAGGGTCCACTCGTTTGAAAGCAGGTACATCGCAAAAACTCGTCTGCAACATGCTGTCCACAGCCGCCATGATTGGAATGGGCAAGGTATATGGAAACTTAATGGTGGATGTCCAACTCTCGAACAAAAAATTAATTGAACGTGCCAAACGGATCATTATGGAGGCTACTTCATGTGACATGACAACAGCAGAGACTACTTTAGAATTGGCAGGACGCAAGCCGAAGGTGGCTATTTTAATGATTTTGGCTGGCTGCACGGTTGAAGAAGCACTTGAAAAATTAGAGCGGACTAAGGGCTTTATTGCACCCGCGGTTAGTGAATAA
- a CDS encoding WGxxGxxG family protein gives MNKLIKSFVCCSVLSMSLLGVGSASSAAGTTGMGGNNQGGNGTNGIGTMGTDTTNGTNGTGAMNRAGNMLNNGVRNGGNDNNRVSPLANNNNNNNNNRNGNGNYRATATNGNNNDNGGSNWGWLGLVGLLGLAGMRSRSAERR, from the coding sequence TTGAATAAGCTGATAAAAAGCTTTGTGTGCTGTTCAGTTTTATCCATGAGTCTGTTAGGTGTTGGTTCCGCATCAAGTGCAGCCGGAACTACAGGCATGGGTGGTAACAATCAAGGCGGAAACGGTACGAATGGCATTGGAACTATGGGTACCGACACCACGAATGGAACCAATGGCACAGGCGCTATGAACAGAGCTGGCAACATGTTGAACAATGGGGTCCGCAACGGAGGAAATGACAACAACAGAGTGTCCCCGCTAGCTAACAACAACAACAACAACAACAACAACCGTAATGGAAATGGGAATTACCGCGCAACGGCTACAAATGGTAACAATAATGATAACGGTGGTTCTAACTGGGGCTGGCTTGGCCTGGTAGGACTACTGGGTCTAGCTGGCATGAGAAGCAGAAGCGCCGAACGCAGATAA
- a CDS encoding M15 family metallopeptidase — translation MLTLDQVQDKSEVRLKGLNPVLVAYTKELIKQCFFKGVPIIITQGLRTIAEQNALYAQGRSKPGPIVTYARGGTSYHNYGLAVDFALLQPDGKTVSWNMSRDLDQDRKADWQEVVTVAKQLGFEWGGDWTSFKDNSHLQITFGLTINLLRTGKRPTAQQVQDHLTRISGGDNEVNTESKVTITLNGQKLTEGFIDSGTTYAPIRAIAQALGATVTFDPGSKTVDIIFLNK, via the coding sequence ATGCTTACTCTGGATCAAGTACAGGACAAATCTGAAGTGCGTCTTAAAGGGCTTAATCCCGTTCTGGTGGCATATACCAAAGAATTAATAAAACAATGCTTCTTCAAGGGTGTTCCCATCATTATTACACAGGGGTTGCGGACTATTGCTGAGCAAAATGCGCTGTACGCGCAGGGTAGAAGCAAACCGGGACCTATCGTTACTTACGCTAGGGGAGGAACCAGTTATCATAATTATGGCTTAGCGGTCGATTTCGCACTGCTCCAGCCGGATGGTAAAACCGTTTCCTGGAACATGAGTCGTGACCTTGACCAAGACCGCAAAGCGGACTGGCAGGAAGTTGTAACAGTTGCCAAGCAGCTTGGTTTTGAATGGGGTGGAGATTGGACCTCTTTTAAAGACAACTCCCATCTGCAGATCACCTTCGGCCTGACGATTAATCTACTGCGGACAGGCAAGCGTCCTACTGCACAGCAGGTTCAGGATCACTTAACACGGATTAGCGGGGGTGACAACGAGGTGAATACCGAATCAAAAGTAACGATAACCTTAAACGGTCAGAAACTTACGGAAGGGTTTATTGATTCAGGGACGACTTATGCACCTATACGGGCCATAGCTCAGGCGTTGGGAGCAACCGTTACTTTCGATCCTGGTAGTAAAACTGTGGATATCATTTTTTTGAATAAATGA
- a CDS encoding YolD-like family protein, whose product MAKKLDGNGLWESSRMMLPEHKSRIRRDERETLRREKPTLDDQKQEEMERTLVLSLRNHVRVTIVLFDPFEDIRLSGFITSIHAHTREIKLQWAEEWKWIALDNIVEVYTC is encoded by the coding sequence ATGGCCAAAAAACTGGACGGAAATGGGCTGTGGGAAAGCAGCCGCATGATGCTGCCGGAGCATAAAAGCCGGATTAGACGCGATGAACGGGAGACCCTGCGTCGTGAGAAGCCAACCCTCGATGATCAAAAGCAGGAGGAGATGGAGCGGACGCTCGTATTGTCTCTGCGGAACCATGTTCGGGTAACTATAGTCCTATTCGACCCATTTGAGGATATTAGGCTTAGTGGGTTTATAACCTCCATTCATGCCCACACGCGTGAGATAAAACTGCAGTGGGCGGAAGAATGGAAATGGATTGCTCTGGATAATATCGTTGAAGTGTATACGTGTTAA
- a CDS encoding small acid-soluble spore protein H codes for MNIQRAKEIAKSPSMAKVFYEGVPIYIQNVDEGNEVARIFPLDHPEQEQEVPLNNLEER; via the coding sequence ATGAACATCCAACGCGCAAAAGAGATTGCCAAATCACCTTCTATGGCTAAGGTGTTCTATGAAGGAGTCCCTATTTATATTCAAAATGTGGATGAAGGCAACGAAGTGGCTAGAATCTTCCCCCTCGATCACCCTGAACAGGAACAAGAGGTTCCTTTGAACAACTTGGAAGAACGCTAA